A window of Nocardia arthritidis genomic DNA:
CGTATTCGTGCCGCAGGGCGCGGCGGTGCGGTTGACGGATCTGCTGGATGCCAGGGGCTGGGCCGATGCCGTTGTGAAACCGGCGATTTCGGCGGGCGCGGACGACACCGTGCGGATCTCGCGCGGCGTGAGCGCGGCGGACGCGGGACAGCGCACGCTCGATGCGATCACCGCCTCCGGGACCGCGCTGGTGCAGGCCTTCGTTCCCGAGGTGCGCACCGAGGGGGAGTGGTCGCTGTACTTCTTCGACGGTGTGCCCAGTCACGCGGTGATCAAGCGGCCCAGCGGATCCGATTACCGGGTCCAGCCGATGTTCGGCGGCGCGGCCGAACTGGCGGATCCGCCCGCGTGGTTGTCGGAGCAGGCGCGCGCCACGCTCGACGCGCTGCCGGAACCACCCGTCTACGCCAGGGTCGACGGGGTGTGCCGGGGGCGCGAATTCCTGCTGATGGAAGTGGAACTCATCGAACCGGCGATGTTCTTCGACCTGGCGCCGTCGGCGCTCGACCGCTTCACCGACGTTATCGCGGCCCGCGTACATTCGCTCCCGCCTGCGCCTCGCTAGCGGGCGTTCGCTCACTCCGGAACGGTCATGATCAACAGTCCGATCACGATCAGCAGAATATTGCTGGCGACGGCCAGCCCGCGGGTGATGGACTCCGCGCCCGGCCGCAGCCAGCCGCACAGCGCGATCGCCGCGAGCTGCGGCAGCGCCAGGATCGCGCCGTAGATCACGACCAGCGGTGAGCGGGCCGGGAATTCGGTGACGACGGCGGTGACGGTGATCAACTTGGTCAGCGTCACGGCCGAAAAGGGCAGGCTGACAACGTAATACGAGATGGCGACCGGCACCGTAGCCAAGGTGCGGCACGGCAGCGGCGGCAATGTTCGGTGGCCCCGGCACAATTCGTAGCCGCCCGCAGCCACCAGCAGCAGCCCGAGCAGCGGCCGGAATTCGGCGATGGTGCGCAGCGCGTCGAGCAGCAGCGGCCGGTGGAATCCGGAGGTGATCGCCACGCCGACACCGACGCTCAGCGTCGCGAGCGTCGCGGTGAAGGTGACGGCCGAACAGATGCGCCGGTGCGCGGCGACGGTGGTGGCGACTATGGCGAGCGCGACCGGATCGAAGCTGTCGACCACGGCCAGCCCGACGACCCGAACCGCAGCCGAATCCATTGCCGCCCAGTCGATCACACCCGGACTATACCGGCCCCCATGCTGCGGTTATAGCGGTCGGCACTGAGCTGTGACCAGGCCGATCCCGTACTGCGCGCAGGTCGCGCGATCCGGCTGATCGCCGGAGGACGCGAATCAGTTCGGTTGGTCCGGGTATCGCTCGGGGCTCGGGTCGACGAGCGCGCGGTAGCGGCGCAGTACGTCCTCGCGGTCGGCCGGTTCCGGCACCGACGCGCGGGCCGAGCGCTCGATCATCGCGGCCTGATCCAGCAGCACCTGACGCTGTTCGAGGGTGGTGGTGCGATCCATGATGGTGGCCAGCGTGTCCAACTGCCGGATCATCACGGCGGGCATGCCGACACCGGATTGCCGGATCTTCTCGAAGGCGCGCTGCACCAGGCGTTCATAGCCGGCGTGGGTGGCGATCACCCGGATGGAGCCGTCCCTGCCGCGGCGGACCGGATCCGGATCCCAGGAGGTGGTGATCCGGCATAGGCAATCGCCGAGCCAATCTATGCAGGCGAGGGTCGTGAAAATATCGTTGGTCGCCGGGCCGAGCGCGCGCAGTGCGATCTCGACCAACTGGTCGATGCCGAAGGAGATGTCCTGGGTGAGGGTTCGGGTCGAACCCGCGACATGTACGCGGGCGAACTGCTCGGTGACCTGATCGGCGGCGGACGCGGGCCAGACGGTGGCGACCACCTGCCCCTGGGTCAGGAAGTGGCCGGGCCGGTAGGGGAGGTGGATCACCGCGTCGGCCTCGGTGGCGATGCGCACCAGCTTCTCGTACCGGATGTACTGCAGGTAGCCGCTGCCCGCGACCCGGACCTCGCCGCCCTCCGCGGCCAGCAGGCGCAGCAGTTCATCGGCCGACGGTCCCCGCTCGGGCGCGCCGGTGGTCGACCGGTTCACCTCGACCGCGCTGGACACCTCGGCCGCGATTCCGGCGATCACATTCGGCAGCTGGATCTGCATCGCGACGTGGTTGATGAAATAGATCAGCACCGTCAGATCGATGACGAGCGAGGCGATCGAGACGGTGGTGCAGATATGCGGCACGAAATCGGGTCCGATCGACACCAGCGCGGCGATCGCGTAGACGAAGCTCGCGACGAAGGTGCCGAGGGTGAGCTGGGTGCCCCGATCGCGGATGAAGGTGCGCAGCATGCGCGGGCCGAATTGGGTGGAGGCCAGGGTGAGCGCGACGATGGTGATCGAGAAGACAACGCCGACAACGGTGATGATGGCCGCCGCGATGGCGGTGAGCAGTTGCCGCGCCGCGTCGGGGGTGCCGCCGATCACCCAGGACGGGACGGTGAACACCGCCCGGTACGCGGCGCGGTCGAGGGCGAAGGTGATTGCGAAAAGCCCGATCGCCGCCAGTACCTCGACGGCGGGCACGAACCAGAGATTGGTGCGCAGCGCGTCCCGGCGACGGTCGATTTCCAGATAACTGCCAGGCACGATGCCCGCTATTCGACGCCGAGCGCGACCTCTGTCGACTTGATCAGCACCTTGACCGGCGATCCGGTGCCGAGCCCGAGATCGTCGGCGGCGTCGCGGGTGATGGAGGAGGTGATCTCGTCACCGCCGTTGAGCCGGACGCGGATCACGGCCATGGCCTCGCCGCGGGTCACCGAGATGACGGTGCCGTCCAGTTGGTTTCGGGTGCTCAATCGCATGCGGGTGAGCTTACGCAGCCGAGGTCGGTTCGAAACGGATGCCGTGCCGATGTCGCGATAGCGCTCGGCTATTGTTCGCTGCCATGCGGCTGTCGGTATGCGATGCACGGGTGTGGGCGATTGTGGTCGCGGTGCTGATCATCGGGGCGGATAACGGCGTCGCCGAGGCCGCGCCGCTCTGTCGCGCGCCAGGGCAGGGTTGTTCGGGTGAAGAAGATCAGGGTCAGGCCGGTGGTGGCGGCGGCCGCGGCGGCCAGGGCTACCGCGAAGGGGGATTGGTACTCCGAGCCGCTTGGTACCTGTAGGAACGAGAAGAGCACTGTTGTGCCGATGACGGCGCGTTGGTAGCCGGTCGTGGTCGCCCAGGCGGCGAGCGGGAGGATGGCCCAGAGCAGGTACCAGGGGTGCATCACCGGGAAGAGGATGACGATGGCGGCTATCGAAAGGCCTAGTCCGCCAACGGGATGTAACCGGCCCCGGTAGACCGAGAACAGGAGTCGCACGGTGATCGCCGCCGCGATGAGTTCGCCGAGAGGGCGGGTGAAACCGAGCACGGCGGTGGTGTGATCGCCCAGTCCGAGCAGTACGCCGCCGAATCCGGTGATCATGCCGAGCGCGGTGGACGGGGACAGCCAGCTGCGGATGGCGGTCGCGATATCGAGGGTGCCGAGCCAGCCGAAGCCGAGTCCGCTGACGGTGCTCGTCACCAGCATCACCGTGCCCGCGACCGCCGCGGTGAGCGCCGCGGCGGCGGGCAGTGCGAGCAATGGCGTCATACTGCGGCGAATCCAGCGCCGCGCCAACGCCATTCCGATGAAACCGAGCGCGACCAGGGCGGGGATCTTCACCATCGCCGCCAGTGCGATCAACGCGCAGCCGCCGGTCAACAGCGCCGCCGTCCGGACGTTCGGCGGGCCGTCCGCTTCGATCGCGGTGAGCGCCGCGACAACGCCGGTGAGCATCAGCCCCATCATCAGCGCCTCGTTGTGCACGCCCGCGACGAGATGGAAAAGCACCAGCGGATTGGCCGCGCCGAGCCACAGCGCCCGCACCGGCTCGATCCGACACCGCACGGCCAAATGCGGTAGCGCCCAGGCGATCAGCGCGATACCGATCAGCGCGACGGCCCGGTGCATGAGGATGCTCGCGACGATATCGTCGCCGGTGAGCCGGGAAATCCCGCGACCGAGCGAGAGGAACAGCGGACCGTACGGTGCGGGCGTGTCCCGCCAGATCGTCGGCACGGCCCTGGTGAGCACGTTGTCGATGCCGAGCGCGGGGCCCGGCCCGAGCGCGTACGGATCCAGTCCGCGCGCGCTGATTTCCCCCTGTGCCAGATAGGAATAGACGTCCTGGCTGAACAGCGGCGGCGCGACGACCAGCGGGGCCGTCCAGAGCCCGACCGTGCCGAGCAGCTGTGCCCGGCTCAGGTCCGTCAAGAATCGGCCGAGCAGGAGCCAGGCCGCGACGATCATCGCGATGCCGAGCAGACACATGGTCATGGCCGAGGTCGGCACCCGGGCGAACAAGCCGATGAACCGCACGCCCTGCGTCGGGTCCTGCAGCACCGGTTGCGCTCCCGCGCCGAGCGCGCCGATCGCCAGCAGTACGCTGCCGGTGGCGCCGAACAGGCGGATACGACGGGTCTGCTCCGTCACTTCCTCGGGTCCGCGCGCTGCCACCGCTCGGACCGTAGCGGTGGCAGTCGTCCGTCAGATGACGGCCGAATGGCCACCGGCGAAACGCGCCGGGTTCAGTACTCGTGCCACTGCCGGAACGCGCCCGCGGCATTGCCCACCGGTGCGGGCGCGGCCTTGTGCGCGCCGCGCCGTGCCGCGACGACGAGTGTGGTTGCCAGGCAGGCGAGCAGGCCGGTGAAGATCAGTGCGCCGCCGATGACGAGCGGACCGACGAACGACGCGCCGACGCCGGGTCCGATGGCGGCCGAGATGTCCTCACCGTCCATCGCGACCTGGTACGTGCCGGGCCGGGATGTGGTGAACGCGTAGGCGACTCGGCCCTCGTGGCCGTCGACGCGATAACCCATACTGGATTCGCGGTGGCGCAGTTGGACGGGTTTGCCGTCCGGGTCGGTGATTTCGACGGTGACGGGGTGCGCGGGTTC
This region includes:
- a CDS encoding ATP-grasp domain-containing protein, which codes for MPRLAIATCVKYPTLLPQDAGLISGLRAAGIDARFLPWDDPTAEWSGFDAVVLNGVWGYHRRCDDFHEWLGQLGWTGAAVWNSPDLVRWNSDKTYLRQLEERGVRIVPTVFVPQGAAVRLTDLLDARGWADAVVKPAISAGADDTVRISRGVSAADAGQRTLDAITASGTALVQAFVPEVRTEGEWSLYFFDGVPSHAVIKRPSGSDYRVQPMFGGAAELADPPAWLSEQARATLDALPEPPVYARVDGVCRGREFLLMEVELIEPAMFFDLAPSALDRFTDVIAARVHSLPPAPR
- a CDS encoding DUF2254 domain-containing protein; this translates as MPGSYLEIDRRRDALRTNLWFVPAVEVLAAIGLFAITFALDRAAYRAVFTVPSWVIGGTPDAARQLLTAIAAAIITVVGVVFSITIVALTLASTQFGPRMLRTFIRDRGTQLTLGTFVASFVYAIAALVSIGPDFVPHICTTVSIASLVIDLTVLIYFINHVAMQIQLPNVIAGIAAEVSSAVEVNRSTTGAPERGPSADELLRLLAAEGGEVRVAGSGYLQYIRYEKLVRIATEADAVIHLPYRPGHFLTQGQVVATVWPASAADQVTEQFARVHVAGSTRTLTQDISFGIDQLVEIALRALGPATNDIFTTLACIDWLGDCLCRITTSWDPDPVRRGRDGSIRVIATHAGYERLVQRAFEKIRQSGVGMPAVMIRQLDTLATIMDRTTTLEQRQVLLDQAAMIERSARASVPEPADREDVLRRYRALVDPSPERYPDQPN
- the mptB gene encoding polyprenol phosphomannose-dependent alpha 1,6 mannosyltransferase MptB, translated to MAARGPEEVTEQTRRIRLFGATGSVLLAIGALGAGAQPVLQDPTQGVRFIGLFARVPTSAMTMCLLGIAMIVAAWLLLGRFLTDLSRAQLLGTVGLWTAPLVVAPPLFSQDVYSYLAQGEISARGLDPYALGPGPALGIDNVLTRAVPTIWRDTPAPYGPLFLSLGRGISRLTGDDIVASILMHRAVALIGIALIAWALPHLAVRCRIEPVRALWLGAANPLVLFHLVAGVHNEALMMGLMLTGVVAALTAIEADGPPNVRTAALLTGGCALIALAAMVKIPALVALGFIGMALARRWIRRSMTPLLALPAAAALTAAVAGTVMLVTSTVSGLGFGWLGTLDIATAIRSWLSPSTALGMITGFGGVLLGLGDHTTAVLGFTRPLGELIAAAITVRLLFSVYRGRLHPVGGLGLSIAAIVILFPVMHPWYLLWAILPLAAWATTTGYQRAVIGTTVLFSFLQVPSGSEYQSPFAVALAAAAAATTGLTLIFFTRTTLPWRATERRGLGDAVIRPDDQHRDHNRPHPCIAYRQPHGSEQ
- a CDS encoding TOBE domain-containing protein, encoding MRLSTRNQLDGTVISVTRGEAMAVIRVRLNGGDEITSSITRDAADDLGLGTGSPVKVLIKSTEVALGVE